In Sphingomonas sp. SORGH_AS_0950, the following are encoded in one genomic region:
- a CDS encoding TIGR04063 family PEP-CTERM/XrtA system glycosyltransferase, whose product MRILHILDHGLPLQSGYTFRTRAILKAQVAQGHEVAAVTGPRQGKGEGGVEMLDGLTFYRTPSATGTPDGLVGEARGMAAHVRAIGAAVDAFRPDILHAHSPVLDALAAWVVARRRKLPLVYEIRAFWEDAAVSNGTGVEGSRRYRATRALEGWACARADAVAVICEGLRGDLIARGIAADKIIVSPNGVDLTLFGRPPARDDALARELGLDDAEVIGFIGSFYDYEGLDDLIAAMPRLVAARPRARLLLVGGGPMEAALRAQAQASPVASAIRFIGRVPHQSVERYYGLVDILAYPRKKMRLTDLVTPLKPLEAMAQRRLVAASDVGGHRELIRDGETGTLFPPDDPVALADALADLLSNRGIWEARRDAGRYFVETERDWASNIRRYEPVYRNLLGKAPIGS is encoded by the coding sequence ATGCGTATCCTGCATATCCTCGACCACGGTCTGCCGCTGCAAAGCGGATACACGTTCCGGACGCGCGCGATCCTGAAGGCACAGGTCGCCCAGGGGCATGAGGTGGCGGCGGTCACCGGGCCGCGTCAGGGCAAGGGCGAAGGCGGGGTCGAGATGCTCGACGGGCTGACCTTCTACCGCACCCCCAGCGCGACCGGCACGCCCGACGGGCTGGTCGGCGAGGCGAGGGGGATGGCCGCGCATGTCCGGGCGATCGGGGCGGCGGTCGACGCGTTCCGGCCCGATATCCTCCATGCCCATTCGCCCGTGCTCGATGCGCTGGCCGCCTGGGTCGTGGCACGGCGGCGCAAATTGCCGCTGGTTTACGAAATTCGCGCCTTCTGGGAGGATGCGGCGGTCAGCAACGGCACGGGTGTCGAGGGCAGCCGCCGCTACCGCGCGACTCGTGCGCTGGAAGGCTGGGCCTGTGCGCGGGCCGATGCGGTCGCGGTCATCTGCGAAGGACTGCGCGGCGACCTGATTGCGCGGGGAATCGCGGCGGACAAGATCATCGTCTCGCCCAATGGCGTCGACCTGACCCTGTTCGGCCGCCCGCCCGCGCGCGACGACGCATTGGCGCGCGAGCTGGGGCTGGACGATGCGGAGGTCATCGGCTTCATCGGCAGCTTCTATGATTATGAGGGGCTGGACGACCTGATCGCCGCCATGCCCCGTCTGGTCGCGGCACGGCCCCGCGCGCGGCTGCTGCTGGTCGGCGGCGGTCCGATGGAGGCGGCCTTGCGCGCACAGGCGCAGGCCTCGCCGGTGGCGTCGGCGATCCGCTTCATCGGGCGCGTGCCGCATCAGTCGGTCGAGCGCTATTACGGGCTGGTCGATATCCTCGCCTATCCGCGCAAGAAGATGCGGCTGACCGATCTTGTCACGCCGCTGAAACCGCTGGAGGCCATGGCGCAGCGGCGGCTGGTCGCGGCGTCCGATGTCGGCGGGCATCGCGAGCTGATCCGCGACGGCGAGACGGGGACGCTGTTCCCGCCCGACGATCCGGTCGCGCTGGCCGATGCGCTGGCGGACCTGCTGTCGAATCGCGGGATATGGGAGGCGCGGCGCGATGCGGGCCGATATTTTGTTGAAACCGAACGCGATTGGGCCTCGAATATCCGCCGTTACGAACCTGTTTACCGAAACCTGCTAGGCAAGGCGCCGATCGGATCATGA